A window from Ignavibacteriota bacterium encodes these proteins:
- a CDS encoding chromate transporter yields MPGPFLSSATFIGYQIAGVSGALVATIAIMIPSFIFVIMLNPLILRLRKSKVFSISLDAVNISAIAIMLI; encoded by the coding sequence ATGCCCGGACCATTTTTAAGTTCAGCCACTTTTATTGGCTATCAAATTGCCGGAGTTTCCGGTGCTTTAGTCGCAACAATTGCAATAATGATCCCATCATTCATTTTTGTTATAATGTTAAATCCTTTAATACTACGATTAAGAAAATCAAAAGTATTCTCAATATCTTTAGATGCCGTTAATATAAGTGCAATTGCAATAATGTTAATTTAG
- a CDS encoding T9SS type A sorting domain-containing protein produces MLKVKPKKVRKILFIELLIFFFISGLNLKAQHYYSGDFNPDSLKDVTVTGTVIIDSNYEHSFYYLDENNDGSKDYILNFGPNWYLPDEGNAVRPTNGESITITGGMHVMFDSLNVIVVYQINGEFWRDPFEPMWNNMGNHSHNGTHHQGDCNGYAFGFDHDSLNSINLFGTTIIDSTFIFDSYYLDTNNDSIPDYFLNFGPPWYEPNSNIQKPKNGDEISIVGGMLENNSIPMIIVYLLNGLDWRDSNSVGPLLGGGWAQRNMTDSFFVHSTFDDEDYMNIQPGWYNGGRMHGGGMMTDSLFFQIMEVFPHDIPFSENENIFAGYEIGVFQPNGSNNMWNSGGCGGMMNFNSNINFQLHFNNKQLNGSNWSLENIKAKYWDAQTLNWEEISNAIVDLNNSSVSFSFNTLSNFIILTSNSVTSISNSVNNQVGNKYELYQNYPNPFNPTTTIKYSIPLNEKHGTTKVKLIVYDVLGKIVATLVNERQNSGNNEVIFNANNLPSGIYFYELKIGNYVDVKKMILIK; encoded by the coding sequence ATGTTAAAAGTAAAACCAAAGAAAGTTCGAAAAATTTTGTTTATAGAATTATTGATATTTTTTTTCATTTCGGGCCTTAATTTAAAAGCTCAACACTATTATTCAGGAGATTTTAATCCTGATTCATTAAAAGATGTTACTGTAACTGGAACAGTAATTATTGATTCAAATTATGAACATTCATTTTATTATTTAGATGAAAATAATGATGGTAGCAAAGATTATATTTTGAACTTTGGTCCCAATTGGTATTTACCGGATGAAGGAAATGCAGTTCGACCAACAAATGGAGAGTCAATAACAATCACTGGAGGAATGCATGTAATGTTTGATAGTTTGAATGTAATTGTTGTCTATCAAATTAATGGAGAATTTTGGAGAGATCCGTTTGAACCAATGTGGAATAATATGGGAAATCATTCACACAATGGAACTCATCATCAAGGTGATTGTAATGGATATGCATTCGGTTTTGATCATGATTCTTTAAATTCGATTAACTTATTTGGAACCACAATAATTGACTCAACTTTTATTTTTGATTCATATTATTTGGATACAAATAACGATTCAATTCCGGATTATTTTTTAAATTTTGGACCGCCTTGGTATGAACCAAATTCAAATATTCAAAAACCTAAAAATGGAGATGAAATTTCAATTGTTGGTGGAATGTTAGAAAATAATTCAATTCCAATGATAATTGTGTACCTATTAAATGGATTAGATTGGAGAGATTCAAATTCAGTTGGTCCACTTTTAGGTGGAGGTTGGGCTCAAAGAAACATGACAGACTCATTTTTTGTTCATTCAACTTTTGATGATGAAGATTATATGAATATTCAACCTGGTTGGTACAATGGTGGTCGAATGCACGGCGGTGGAATGATGACAGATTCATTATTTTTTCAAATCATGGAAGTATTTCCGCACGATATTCCTTTTTCAGAAAATGAAAACATTTTTGCCGGATACGAAATTGGTGTGTTTCAGCCCAATGGTTCAAATAATATGTGGAACAGCGGTGGTTGCGGTGGAATGATGAATTTTAATTCAAATATTAATTTTCAATTGCATTTTAATAACAAGCAGTTAAATGGGTCTAATTGGTCACTAGAAAATATTAAGGCAAAATATTGGGATGCTCAAACTTTAAATTGGGAAGAAATTTCAAATGCCATAGTCGATTTAAATAATAGTTCGGTCAGTTTCAGTTTCAATACATTAAGTAACTTTATAATCTTAACTTCCAACTCAGTTACTTCTATTAGTAATAGTGTTAACAATCAAGTAGGTAACAAATATGAATTGTATCAAAATTATCCAAATCCGTTTAATCCAACTACAACTATAAAATATAGTATTCCTTTAAATGAAAAACATGGAACAACAAAGGTAAAGTTGATTGTTTATGATGTTTTAGGAAAAATAGTTGCCACACTGGTTAACGAAAGACAAAATTCTGGTAATAATGAAGTAATTTTTAATGCTAACAATTTACCAAGCGGAATTTATTTTTACGAATTAAAAATCGGTAATTATGTAGATGTTAAGAAAATGATATTAATTAAATAG
- a CDS encoding DHCW motif cupin fold protein: MDNASIPFEVIDWEEILKSEHAGTSGTAFWQTKQFGGLRIRLVEYSKGYIADHWCTKVHIVHCLEGEFISELENGEKFILTKGMTYVVTDNLSSHRSISENGVKLLIIDGDFLKA, translated from the coding sequence ATGGATAATGCAAGTATTCCTTTTGAAGTAATTGATTGGGAAGAAATATTAAAAAGTGAACATGCGGGAACTTCTGGAACTGCATTTTGGCAAACAAAACAGTTTGGCGGTTTACGAATAAGATTAGTGGAATATTCGAAAGGATATATTGCGGATCATTGGTGTACAAAAGTGCATATTGTTCATTGTTTGGAAGGTGAATTTATTTCAGAACTTGAAAATGGAGAAAAGTTTATTCTTACAAAAGGAATGACGTATGTCGTTACCGATAATTTAAGTTCGCACCGATCAATATCTGAGAATGGAGTAAAATTATTAATCATTGACGGTGATTTTTTAAAAGCTTAA
- a CDS encoding TolC family protein has product MNNHKLKMKNTIINLLLIILILLISSKFKAQSIDSLVNEAIANNPQLKSLQFKIKSSEFRSESINFLPPPNLSVEFSQIPVNEYNIINQSISNSIALSQMFPLGGKLSAMSEVEKKNTRVEGDNFDAYKVSLIAQVKMSYFNLWLIDRKIEIQKSNISLLKDFARSIEVAFYTNRIIQADLLSIQSEIASNDAQLLIAEKQREAAIYTLNKFLGRNLNSKDVFAIEDFEVDSLVFNQSQLEEILNNSNPSLTKMNNMIDMNKAMIIANNKELIPDLMVQGMLMRMPKGMVLTSSSDLTMLEPKTEIMYSLMFSINLPFAPWSIGKLKNKEEELVSGINSIEQEKIDMQRDMYAKLKEVLVKYNTAIELTKLYDKNVIPLYINASESQTTAYQNGKTGISTVLDSYRMLLMQKMNYYMSKADVQMSLAEVEMMVGSNLKNLLLSEGNY; this is encoded by the coding sequence ATGAATAATCATAAATTAAAAATGAAAAATACTATTATAAATCTCTTATTAATAATATTAATATTGTTGATAAGCAGTAAATTTAAAGCACAGTCAATAGATTCATTGGTTAATGAAGCAATTGCAAATAACCCTCAGTTAAAATCACTTCAATTTAAAATAAAATCTTCTGAGTTTAGAAGTGAATCGATCAATTTTCTTCCTCCGCCTAATCTATCTGTTGAATTTTCTCAAATACCTGTGAATGAATATAATATTATTAATCAATCAATATCTAACAGCATTGCTCTTTCACAGATGTTCCCGCTTGGTGGTAAATTAAGTGCAATGTCTGAAGTAGAAAAAAAAAATACACGGGTTGAAGGTGATAACTTTGATGCTTATAAGGTTAGTCTAATTGCACAGGTGAAAATGTCTTACTTCAATTTGTGGCTTATTGATAGAAAGATTGAAATACAAAAAAGTAATATTTCTTTATTAAAAGATTTTGCCAGATCTATTGAAGTTGCATTTTATACAAACAGAATCATTCAGGCTGATTTACTTAGTATCCAGAGTGAAATTGCTTCAAATGATGCACAGCTTTTAATTGCTGAAAAACAAAGAGAAGCAGCGATTTATACACTAAATAAATTTCTGGGTAGGAATCTGAACTCAAAAGATGTTTTTGCTATCGAAGACTTTGAAGTTGATTCATTAGTTTTTAATCAATCTCAATTGGAAGAGATATTAAATAATTCAAATCCATCATTAACAAAAATGAACAATATGATTGATATGAATAAAGCAATGATAATTGCAAATAATAAAGAATTGATTCCGGACTTAATGGTACAGGGAATGTTGATGAGAATGCCAAAAGGTATGGTTCTTACTTCATCATCAGATTTAACAATGCTTGAACCTAAAACAGAGATTATGTATTCATTAATGTTTTCAATCAATTTGCCGTTTGCACCTTGGTCAATTGGTAAATTAAAAAATAAAGAGGAAGAACTGGTTTCAGGTATAAACAGTATTGAGCAAGAAAAAATTGATATGCAGAGAGATATGTATGCAAAACTAAAAGAAGTTTTAGTTAAATATAATACTGCAATTGAACTTACAAAACTGTATGATAAAAATGTGATTCCTCTATACATAAACGCATCTGAATCCCAGACTACTGCATACCAGAATGGTAAAACTGGAATAAGCACAGTTCTTGATTCTTACAGGATGCTTCTTATGCAAAAGATGAATTATTATATGTCTAAAGCAGATGTTCAAATGTCTCTTGCAGAAGTAGAAATGATGGTTGGTTCAAATCTTAAAAATCTATTGTTATCGGAAGGAAATTATTAA
- a CDS encoding DsrE family protein: protein MKLLIIINDGPYGTEKAYNALRLAMNIQKESSETEVAIFLMADAVGCGIPNQNTPQGYYNIERMMKAVILKGGKIKACGTCMDARGFAELKLLDGVARSDMKELVRLTLDSEKVITF, encoded by the coding sequence ATGAAATTACTAATAATAATTAATGATGGACCTTATGGAACAGAAAAAGCATATAATGCATTAAGGCTTGCAATGAACATTCAAAAAGAAAGCTCAGAAACAGAAGTAGCAATTTTCTTAATGGCAGATGCTGTTGGCTGCGGAATTCCAAATCAAAATACACCTCAAGGTTATTATAACATTGAGAGAATGATGAAAGCTGTAATTTTAAAAGGAGGAAAAATAAAAGCTTGCGGAACGTGCATGGATGCAAGAGGTTTTGCTGAATTAAAATTACTTGACGGTGTTGCGAGAAGTGATATGAAAGAACTTGTTCGATTGACTCTTGATAGTGAAAAAGTTATAACATTTTAA
- a CDS encoding efflux RND transporter periplasmic adaptor subunit, with protein MHPQVHKDGPGACPICNMDLIKKVVDDMTDDSNKSDMEGMITLSTDKLVLANVSTIKIRAERLNKELSAYSYLDFVEQNRKTIPAKFNGRIEKLFVNKTGDYIKKGQALFEIYSPDLVQAQYDYLILLNNNKNQNNDLVESSIKKMELLGFTSSQIEEIKNSGKANLTVTYYSPVSGTVIEKKVQEGMYVNEGSAIYELAELSNLWNISEVNESDLSAIKLGSRVKLKLKSYPGEEFIGKVSFIYPVINPQTRSVKVRSEFSSLNSKLKPQMYGETIFYSDNGTGLLVPANAVIFSGNINVVWVKTSDGMFEARKVEIGEKYGDKYQIISGLNVADEIAASGGFLIDSESQLKTGMPTSHQHNEDNTPTKQSKSTDGMEGMDMPE; from the coding sequence ATGCACCCTCAGGTTCATAAAGACGGACCTGGCGCTTGTCCTATATGTAATATGGATTTAATTAAAAAAGTTGTTGATGATATGACTGACGATTCTAATAAATCAGATATGGAAGGAATGATAACTCTAAGTACTGATAAACTGGTACTGGCAAATGTCTCAACCATAAAGATTAGAGCTGAAAGATTGAATAAGGAATTATCAGCTTACAGTTATCTTGATTTTGTTGAACAGAATCGTAAAACCATTCCCGCCAAATTCAATGGAAGAATAGAAAAATTATTTGTCAATAAAACAGGTGATTATATTAAAAAAGGACAAGCACTGTTTGAAATTTACAGCCCGGATCTAGTGCAGGCTCAGTACGATTATTTAATATTATTAAACAATAACAAAAATCAAAATAATGATTTGGTTGAATCATCAATTAAAAAGATGGAGTTGTTGGGATTTACATCAAGTCAAATTGAAGAAATTAAGAACTCTGGTAAAGCAAATCTAACGGTAACATATTACTCGCCAGTAAGTGGTACTGTTATTGAAAAGAAAGTTCAGGAAGGAATGTATGTTAATGAAGGTTCAGCTATTTATGAATTAGCTGAACTTTCAAATTTGTGGAATATTTCCGAAGTAAATGAATCTGATCTTTCAGCAATTAAGCTTGGAAGTAGAGTAAAATTAAAATTAAAATCGTACCCGGGTGAAGAGTTCATCGGTAAAGTTTCTTTTATTTATCCTGTAATAAACCCCCAAACCAGATCAGTTAAAGTTCGTAGTGAATTTTCAAGTCTTAACAGTAAACTTAAACCTCAAATGTATGGTGAAACTATTTTCTATTCTGATAACGGTACTGGATTATTAGTTCCTGCCAATGCAGTAATATTTTCGGGTAACATTAATGTAGTATGGGTAAAAACTTCTGATGGAATGTTTGAAGCCCGTAAAGTTGAGATTGGTGAAAAGTACGGAGATAAGTACCAAATTATATCTGGATTAAATGTAGCAGACGAAATTGCTGCAAGCGGTGGATTTTTAATCGATTCTGAAAGCCAGTTAAAAACTGGTATGCCTACAAGCCATCAGCACAATGAAGATAATACTCCAACAAAACAATCAAAATCCACTGATGGAATGGAAGGAATGGATATGCCGGAATAA
- a CDS encoding Eco57I restriction-modification methylase domain-containing protein, with product MLKEAFTISEYEKDIVENNIYGVDINEEAVEIAKLSLWLRTAKKGRKLSTLSNNIKCGNSLIDDPKVAGNKAFNWNEEFKEIMSNGGFDVVIGNPPYVFGGNEGISNIEKEYFKKIFITGIGKVNLFTLFIEKSYLLLKDNGEFSFIIPNTYLRVTSYHESRKYFINNFLFRELADLGNDVFQTAITTAIILIAKKIKTNNQHFLKVIKDFSGSYDKISINDIIKNQYIITSNLSAEKAELLKKINTNKSLLGNECMEIIFGVVITKNRNELIFDKQIEDYKAFLEGKDIGAYFIKPITKYLKYKPELLHRPRSPKVFEVNEKLLVQRITGGAKPLKVAYDNNRYYNKESINNIILKEDSKFDYKFILALLNSKLINWFYNNQFTNESTLTVNISKEYLSRIPIVLPSNQNLLKEKADYIINSKLLLNSIREKFIHRIKDNFFINSVPKRIDEFYLYNFLGFKTELKKQKIELSLKQQDEWEEYFNEYKTKINQLQEEITKTDNEIDVMVYKLYNLTYEEVKIVDPQFWLSEEEYNNYEIGEKELK from the coding sequence TTGCTGAAAGAAGCGTTTACAATTTCCGAATATGAAAAAGATATTGTTGAAAATAATATTTATGGTGTTGATATAAATGAGGAAGCCGTTGAAATTGCAAAACTTTCTTTGTGGCTGAGAACTGCAAAAAAAGGAAGAAAACTTTCTACACTAAGCAATAATATAAAATGCGGAAATTCTTTAATTGATGATCCGAAAGTAGCCGGAAATAAAGCATTTAATTGGAATGAAGAATTTAAGGAAATAATGAGTAACGGCGGTTTTGATGTTGTAATTGGAAATCCGCCTTATGTCTTTGGTGGTAATGAAGGAATTTCTAATATTGAAAAAGAATATTTTAAGAAAATATTTATAACAGGAATTGGTAAGGTAAATTTATTTACTCTTTTTATCGAAAAATCTTATTTGTTATTAAAGGATAACGGAGAATTTTCCTTTATTATTCCTAATACTTACCTAAGAGTTACTTCTTATCATGAGTCAAGAAAATACTTTATTAATAATTTTCTGTTTAGAGAATTAGCAGATTTAGGAAATGATGTTTTTCAAACTGCTATTACAACAGCCATTATTTTAATCGCAAAAAAAATTAAAACTAATAACCAACATTTCTTAAAAGTCATCAAGGATTTTTCAGGTTCATATGATAAAATTTCCATTAATGATATTATTAAAAATCAATATATCATTACTTCTAATCTTTCAGCAGAAAAAGCAGAACTATTAAAAAAAATAAATACGAATAAAAGTTTACTTGGTAATGAATGTATGGAAATAATTTTTGGTGTTGTAATAACTAAGAATAGAAATGAACTTATTTTTGATAAACAAATTGAAGATTATAAAGCTTTCTTAGAAGGTAAAGATATTGGAGCTTATTTTATAAAACCAATTACAAAATATCTAAAGTATAAACCAGAGTTATTACATAGACCAAGATCTCCCAAAGTTTTTGAAGTTAACGAGAAATTATTAGTCCAGAGGATAACTGGTGGAGCAAAACCTTTGAAAGTAGCATATGATAATAATAGGTATTACAACAAAGAATCAATAAATAATATTATACTAAAGGAAGATTCTAAATTTGATTATAAATTTATTTTAGCATTATTGAATTCTAAATTGATTAATTGGTTTTATAATAATCAGTTTACTAATGAATCAACTCTGACTGTAAATATTTCGAAAGAATATTTATCAAGAATCCCAATAGTTTTACCGAGTAATCAAAATTTATTAAAAGAAAAAGCAGACTATATTATTAATTCAAAGCTTTTATTGAATTCAATTAGAGAAAAGTTTATTCATAGAATAAAGGATAATTTTTTTATTAACAGTGTTCCTAAAAGAATTGATGAGTTTTATTTGTATAATTTTCTTGGTTTTAAAACTGAATTAAAAAAACAAAAAATTGAATTATCGCTCAAGCAACAAGACGAATGGGAAGAATATTTTAACGAGTATAAAACAAAAATAAATCAGCTACAAGAAGAAATAACCAAAACAGATAACGAAATAGATGTAATGGTTTACAAACTTTACAACCTAACCTATGAAGAAGTAAAAATTGTAGATCCTCAATTTTGGTTAAGTGAAGAAGAGTATAATAATTATGAAATTGGTGAAAAGGAATTGAAATGA
- a CDS encoding class I SAM-dependent methyltransferase — translation MKVRNSGMPEEEMWDSFFNPEEVLRKLELHEEVKDVVEFGSGYGTFSIPASKIINGYLYAIDIEPNLIKLVQNKLQEKNINNVILLQRDFVKDGTGLENETVEYIMLFNILHTEEPISLLMEASRILKKNGRIAIIHWIYSEDTPRGPSLNIRPKPEQCIDWLKVAGFDILKKEIDLPPYHYGIIGIKK, via the coding sequence ATGAAAGTAAGAAACAGCGGAATGCCCGAAGAAGAAATGTGGGATTCATTTTTTAATCCGGAAGAAGTATTAAGAAAACTTGAACTACATGAAGAAGTAAAAGATGTTGTTGAATTTGGATCAGGTTATGGTACTTTCAGTATTCCAGCATCAAAAATAATTAACGGATATCTATATGCAATTGATATTGAACCAAATTTGATAAAACTTGTTCAAAACAAATTACAGGAAAAAAATATTAACAACGTTATATTATTGCAAAGAGATTTCGTCAAGGATGGTACCGGATTGGAAAACGAAACTGTAGAATATATTATGTTATTTAATATTTTACATACTGAAGAACCGATAAGTTTACTAATGGAAGCCTCTCGTATTTTAAAAAAGAATGGTAGAATTGCAATTATTCATTGGATATATTCTGAGGATACTCCACGCGGACCCTCCCTAAATATAAGACCAAAACCAGAACAATGTATAGATTGGCTTAAAGTTGCAGGATTTGATATTTTAAAGAAAGAAATAGATCTTCCACCCTACCATTATGGAATTATTGGAATTAAAAAATAA
- a CDS encoding efflux RND transporter permease subunit: MIEKIIDWSANNRFIVILLYIILIGFGIYSVINLPVDAIPDLSENQVIIFTEWMGRSPQIIEDQVTFPIVSGLQGLPDVKAVRANSMFGMSFVFVIFEDNVDPYFARSRVLERMNTIQAQLPSGVVPSLGPDGTGVGHVYWYTVEGKDFDLGTLRSIHDWYIRYKLSSVEGVAEVASIGGYVKQYQVDVNPNDLRAYNLTVSDVVNSIQRSNNEVGGKILEVGDAEYFVRGQGYIKSKEDVENTVVKSVVNGIPVLIKNVAKVQIGGDIRRGALEKNGKGQAVGGIIVMRNGENAQQVIDRVKEKIKEISPGLPSGVEIVTSYDRSTLIKEAVGTLERALLEASITVSIMVMIFLMHFRSIVRILIELPISILIAFILMYLFGISSNIMSLGGIILAVGVIVDSSIVLVENAYRNLAKALEEKKHLTPDEYKKISIDSAKQVGRAIFFSELIILTSFLPVFLLTGQEGKMFHPLAYTKSFAMIGSAIVVISLIPVLMTMLMRGKFKPEDKNPTTRFFIRLYEPVIHWVLKHRKITIGLNVIALLITVPMIINTGSEFIPPLDEGSILYMPVTLPGASITEVNRILQEQDKIIMTIPEVHHVLGKTGRAETATDNAPLSMIETIILLKPKYEWRPGISKQDIVAELDSKLQIPGVRNGWTQPIINRINMLSTGVRTDIGFKIFGPNLDTLETYAIKAENLLKKVDGAADVVAERVQNGYYLDIQIKRDIAARYGINIRDLQDIIETAIGGQNLGIVIEGRMRFPIRMRYQKDFRDNAEEIKSLIVPVSLSNQMSIQSTMSNNTQNGMSGGTSNSMSSMGSTNNSIAPPQSTSIQNNYSLLSTEQNAVTYLPISELAEVKVLTGPPMISSENGMLRSIVFMNTRGRDMGNVMVDAKKIIENNLKLPAGYSYTWSGQYESKVRAQQTIEIIMPVVFFLIFFLLFLTLKDYVEAGVVMLSVPFALLGGMYMIYILGYNFSVAVWVGFIALYGIAVETGVIMVVYLHEALDRKLSAHQKGLRGPITNEDIYQAIVEGSVLRLRPKLMTVFTAMVGLIPIMWSSGTGSDVMKPLTAPMIGGLLTSAIHVLVVTPVLFAMMKEHALKKGKLELSKMAGWMKEGD; the protein is encoded by the coding sequence ATGATTGAAAAAATAATTGATTGGTCAGCCAATAACAGATTTATAGTAATACTGCTCTACATTATCTTGATCGGTTTTGGCATTTACAGTGTCATTAACTTGCCTGTGGATGCAATTCCTGATCTCTCCGAAAACCAGGTGATAATTTTTACAGAATGGATGGGACGATCACCGCAGATCATAGAAGATCAGGTTACATTTCCTATTGTATCAGGTTTACAAGGATTGCCGGATGTAAAAGCTGTTAGAGCTAATTCAATGTTCGGAATGTCATTCGTCTTTGTGATTTTCGAAGACAATGTCGATCCATATTTTGCACGATCCCGGGTTCTTGAAAGGATGAATACAATACAAGCACAACTACCTTCCGGTGTTGTACCTTCGTTAGGACCGGATGGAACTGGTGTTGGACACGTTTATTGGTACACAGTTGAAGGTAAGGATTTTGATCTTGGAACATTACGATCTATTCATGATTGGTATATAAGATACAAACTGTCTTCAGTTGAAGGTGTGGCCGAAGTCGCTAGTATTGGCGGATATGTAAAGCAGTATCAAGTAGATGTTAATCCAAATGATTTAAGGGCGTATAACCTTACTGTATCAGATGTTGTTAACTCAATCCAACGAAGTAATAATGAAGTTGGCGGAAAAATATTGGAGGTAGGCGATGCAGAATATTTTGTTCGTGGTCAAGGTTATATCAAATCAAAAGAAGATGTTGAAAACACAGTAGTTAAATCTGTGGTAAACGGAATACCAGTACTTATAAAAAATGTAGCAAAGGTTCAGATTGGTGGAGACATCCGCCGAGGTGCATTAGAAAAAAATGGTAAAGGTCAGGCTGTTGGTGGAATAATTGTAATGAGAAATGGTGAAAATGCACAGCAGGTAATCGATAGAGTAAAAGAAAAGATTAAAGAAATTTCTCCGGGTTTGCCTTCGGGTGTTGAAATAGTAACATCCTATGATAGAAGTACATTAATTAAAGAAGCAGTGGGTACTTTAGAAAGAGCACTTTTAGAAGCATCAATAACCGTTTCAATTATGGTTATGATTTTCTTGATGCACTTTAGAAGTATTGTTAGAATTTTAATTGAGTTACCAATCTCGATTCTTATTGCTTTTATTTTAATGTACTTGTTTGGTATCTCATCCAATATTATGTCTCTTGGTGGTATAATCTTAGCAGTCGGTGTAATTGTAGATTCCTCTATTGTTCTGGTGGAAAATGCTTACCGTAATCTTGCTAAAGCATTGGAAGAAAAAAAACATTTAACACCTGATGAGTACAAAAAGATTTCTATTGATTCTGCTAAACAAGTCGGCAGAGCAATCTTCTTTTCTGAGTTAATAATTCTTACATCTTTTTTACCGGTGTTTTTATTAACCGGTCAAGAAGGTAAAATGTTTCATCCTCTTGCTTATACAAAATCATTTGCAATGATAGGTTCTGCAATTGTTGTTATCTCTCTTATTCCTGTTTTAATGACTATGCTTATGCGCGGTAAGTTCAAACCTGAAGATAAAAATCCAACAACAAGATTTTTTATTCGATTGTACGAACCCGTAATTCATTGGGTACTAAAACATAGAAAAATAACAATCGGATTAAATGTAATAGCACTGTTAATTACCGTCCCGATGATTATAAATACTGGAAGTGAGTTTATACCTCCACTTGATGAAGGATCAATTCTTTATATGCCTGTTACACTTCCGGGTGCTTCAATTACTGAAGTAAATAGAATATTACAGGAACAAGATAAAATAATTATGACAATTCCTGAAGTACATCACGTGCTTGGAAAGACTGGCAGAGCTGAAACCGCAACTGATAATGCTCCCTTAAGTATGATTGAAACTATTATTCTACTCAAGCCAAAATATGAATGGCGCCCTGGTATTTCTAAGCAGGATATAGTTGCCGAACTTGATTCAAAATTACAAATTCCTGGTGTGCGTAACGGTTGGACACAACCGATCATCAACAGAATAAATATGCTTTCTACTGGAGTAAGAACAGATATCGGTTTCAAAATATTTGGACCTAATCTTGATACTCTTGAAACTTATGCTATCAAAGCTGAAAATTTATTAAAGAAAGTTGATGGTGCCGCTGATGTAGTTGCTGAGCGTGTACAGAATGGATATTACTTAGACATTCAAATCAAACGTGATATTGCAGCTCGTTATGGTATTAACATCCGCGATTTACAAGATATTATTGAAACAGCTATTGGTGGACAAAACTTAGGTATTGTGATTGAAGGAAGGATGCGTTTCCCAATACGTATGCGTTATCAAAAAGACTTCCGTGATAATGCTGAAGAAATTAAAAGCCTTATTGTACCGGTGAGCCTTTCAAATCAAATGAGCATTCAATCAACAATGAGTAACAATACACAAAATGGTATGAGTGGTGGAACTTCAAATAGTATGTCTTCTATGGGTAGTACAAATAATTCCATTGCACCTCCTCAATCAACAAGTATTCAAAATAATTACTCATTGCTAAGTACAGAACAAAATGCAGTTACTTATCTCCCAATTTCAGAATTAGCCGAAGTTAAGGTTTTAACAGGACCTCCAATGATTAGCAGTGAAAATGGAATGTTAAGATCAATAGTTTTTATGAATACACGTGGCAGAGATATGGGTAATGTTATGGTTGATGCAAAAAAAATTATAGAAAATAATCTTAAACTCCCTGCAGGTTATAGTTATACCTGGAGTGGCCAATATGAAAGCAAAGTGCGGGCACAACAGACAATTGAAATTATAATGCCGGTTGTTTTCTTTTTAATCTTTTTTCTGCTCTTCCTTACCCTTAAAGATTATGTTGAAGCCGGAGTAGTTATGCTTTCAGTACCTTTTGCACTTTTAGGTGGTATGTATATGATCTATATACTTGGATATAATTTTTCAGTTGCCGTTTGGGTTGGATTTATCGCTTTATATGGTATTGCCGTTGAAACAGGTGTTATCATGGTAGTGTATTTGCATGAAGCCCTTGATAGAAAATTAAGTGCACATCAAAAAGGTTTGCGTGGACCTATTACAAATGAAGATATATATCAAGCAATTGTCGAAGGTTCAGTCTTAAGATTAAGACCAAAACTAATGACTGTGTTTACAGCAATGGTTGGATTGATTCCGATTATGTGGTCTTCAGGTACAGGTTCAGATGTTATGAAACCGCTTACGGCACCGATGATAGGTGGTTTGCTTACTAGTGCTATACACGTTCTTGTAGTTACTCCAGTTCTTTTTGCAATGATGAAAGAACACGCTCTTAAAAAAGGAAAGTTAGAACTTTCAAAAATGGCTGGTTGGATGAAGGAGGGTGATTGA